The Vibrio metoecus sequence CTAGAGCAGCTTGAGAAGAAAAGCCTTGAGCTGAAAAAGAAAATTTTCAGTGATTTAGGTGCATGGCAAGTCGCGCAATTGGCGCGTCACCCACAGCGTCCTTACACGCTGGATTACCTCAATCATATCTTTACTGAGTTTGATGAACTGGCCGGTGATCGTGCCTACGCTGACGATAAAGCGATTGTGGGCGGTATTGCGCGTCTTGATGGCCGAGCGGTCATGGTGATTGGTCACCAGAAAGGTCGAGAAACTCGTGAAAAAGTGAAACGTAACTTCGGGATGCCAAAACCTGAAGGCTACCGCAAGGCACTTCGTTTGATGCAGATGGCAGAACGTTTCAACATGCCAATCATCACCTTCATCGATACTGCGGGTGCTTACCCAGGTGTCGGAGCGGAAGAACGCGGTCAGTCGGAAGCGATCGCTAAAAACCTCAAAGTGATGTCAGGCTTGAAAGTACCCGTAATTTGTAACGTAGTGGGTGAAGGCGGTTCTGGCGGCGCATTGGCAATTGGCGTGGGTGACTACGTGAACATGCTGCAATACTCAACTTACTCAGTGATTTCACCAGAAGGTTGTGCGTCGATTCTGTGGCGTGATTCCGACAAAGCGCCACAAGCGGCAGAAGCGATGGGTTTGATCGCCCCTCGTCTGAAAGAGCTGGAACTGATTGATGAAATCGTTGAAGAACCTCTAGGCGGCGCACA is a genomic window containing:
- the accA gene encoding acetyl-CoA carboxylase carboxyl transferase subunit alpha, with amino-acid sequence MSLNFLDFEKPIVELETKIQALRDVSRHSTSASVDLEKELEQLEKKSLELKKKIFSDLGAWQVAQLARHPQRPYTLDYLNHIFTEFDELAGDRAYADDKAIVGGIARLDGRAVMVIGHQKGRETREKVKRNFGMPKPEGYRKALRLMQMAERFNMPIITFIDTAGAYPGVGAEERGQSEAIAKNLKVMSGLKVPVICNVVGEGGSGGALAIGVGDYVNMLQYSTYSVISPEGCASILWRDSDKAPQAAEAMGLIAPRLKELELIDEIVEEPLGGAHRNHKQTAENLKATLLRQLADLDTLDHENLLERRYQRLMNYGYC